CGCCTTAGCCCTGTTGATCTAGTCACCCGTGTGAATCAAGTCGCAGGTGAACATGGCATTGGCCGTATCGACATGATCGAAAACCGCCTTGTGGGGATTAAATCGCGGGAAATCTACGAAACCCCTGGCCTGATTGTTCTGATCCAGGCCCACCGTGATTTAGAAAGCCTAACCCTCACCGCCGACGTGACCCACTACAAGCGCAACCTGGAAGAAACCTATGGCCAACTGGTCTATAACGGCCTCTGGTACAGCCCCCTCAAGGCGGCATTGGATGCCTTTATTCAGCAAACCCAACAACGGGTCACGGGCACGGTGCGCATGAAGCTGTTCAAGGGGCAGGCGACGATCGTCGGTCGCCAATCTCCTAACTCCTTGTATAGCCCTGACTTGGCCACCTACGGCGCTGAAGATGTTTTTGACCATAAGGCTGCCGAAGGTTTCATCTATGTTTGGGGGTTACCGACCCGCGTCTGGGCCGAGAAAACCCGCTAGCCAATTAACTCCCATCAATTCCCATCAATAAAATCGACTTAACTGCACCCGATAACGCGCTTTCTTCGTTACGGCAATTTCACCGACGGTTAAGCGTCCCTTCCCTCGGATGGCGACCAAATCGCCACTTTTTAACGGTGTACTTGCCTGGGTCACCGTTTTCCAATTCACCCGTACTTCCCCCGCGGCGATCAGCTCTGTCATCTTGCTGCGAGAAAGGCCAAATCCTGCTGAAGCGATCGCGTCCAACCGGAGGGAGGCCTCCACCGTCGTCAGTTCCTTTTGGCGAGGGGCGGACACCTTCAACTCATCCAGGGCAATTACCTGGGTTTTCACAGGGACCGATCGCACCTGGGTCAGATTTAATTCCAAGAAGGTGGCAATGTCTGGGGCGACGATCGCCTGGGCACCCCGCTCCCCCAACACCAGGATATCGCCCACCTTCTCCCGTACAATTCCCGTGCTGAGGATTGCCCCCAGAAAATCCTGATGGCTGGCCGTGTCGAATAGAAAATTCCCCGCGATCGCTAAAACCGTTAACGCCACCTGCTCGCTGGTCAAAGGTAGCTCTGATCGCGCCACGACCACCCGCTGCCGTTCTGCCTGGGGATAACCTCCCCAAGCCACTAACTGGATCTCGGTGAGGCCACAAAACCGCTGTTGGACTTCCATCCACTCCGGCGGTGAGAGAAAATCACTGGTGACTGGCTCCCAGGTTTTCAGCGCCTGCTCAGCCAAATCAATCAAGCGCACCAGCGTTTCGCGATGTTCTGCGCCCTTGAGTAAGTTTTCCCTGGGTAGCATAGTCACTGTGATGTTGCGCGCTGAACCGACCGGTCCCAACCATCCGGACTAACATAATAGTCATACCCTAAGCATAGTCGTTGGGGATAGGTGCTGACTGGGATGATGAGCATAGCACACGTGGCAATTGCCATCCTATATCAGGGCGATCGCGTCCTGATGCAACTGCGGGATGACACACCGGGCATTATCTACCCCGGTCACTGGGGTTTCTTTGGTGGCCACTTGGAACCAGGAGAGACCCCAGAAGTGGCCCTCCGACGGGAACTCCAGGAAGAGATTAATTACGTCCCTCCCCAGGTGACCTTATTCGGTCAGTATCCCGGTGAATTTGCCCTGCGGCATGTTTTCCAGGCCCCCCTAACCGTCGGCCTTGATCAACTCGTCCTCGGCGAAGGCTGGGATATGCAACTCTTGCCGCTCGCGTCCATTGAACGGGGAGAGCATTACTCCGAGCGCGTGGGCCGCCTGTGCCCCATCGGCGCCCCCCATCAGCAAATTCTGCTCGACTTTTGGCAGCGTTGCCGCCCGAAGCGGTAGGCTCAGACACTGTCCCGGTTGGTCCCCCGTAGCGTTAGTTACAAACTCCTGACAAATGCCCTGTTACCCTAAAGGTCTGTTTACGCTGAGGAATTGAGACGGCTGTGAGAGCAATCCGCGTCCAGATTGTTGGCGGCAATCCCCACTTGCGATCGTTGCTGGGTTGGCATCTACAGCAAGGGGGGTACAAAGTTTCCCAATCACCTGGTATTCATCCTGCCCGGGAAACCTTTCTCTCTTTTCAACCCACCTTGGTGGTCTTAGATACCGAATTGCCCGATGGTGATGGTCTGGAATTGTGTAGTTGGCTGCGGCGACATCCTCAGGTATTGATCTTGATGCTCTCTGCCCGCAGTACGGAGGCTGATGTCGTAGCGGGCCTCAAAGCGGGAGCGGACGATTACCTAACCAAGCCCTTTGGGATGCAGGAATTCCTGGCCCGGGTGGAAGCGCTCATGCGCCGGAGTCGTTCGCTCGTCCCCCCCGCCTCCCTCGACTACGGTGATCTCAAGATCGACTTGGTGCAACGGCGAGTCCGCTTCCAGGAAACAGATATTGATCTAACGCCCCAGGAGTTTAGCTTGCTCTATGTGCTGGCCCAAGCCGAGGGGGTTCCCCTCAGCCGTTCAGAGCTACTGCGACGGGCATGGCCGGACGCGATCGACAATCCCCGGACGGTTGATACCCACATTCTATCCCTACGCAAAAAAATCGAAGTGGACCCTCGCCAGCCTAGCCTAATTCAGACCATTCGGAACGTCGGTTACCGCTTCAACCCGGAAATTTTGCAGGCCAGTGAGGAGATGGCTCCCCCAGCCAGTAACAAGTCCCTGGTCACGACCTCTCCTGCCTTGATGGGGAGCGAACGGCGTGCGAGAAGTTAGTTCCTGTTCTGTCAATCTCGACAAAACCTCTTAAAATGGAATTATCGCCCCCGTATCCTCCCCAAATCTGGCTATCTTATCGAGATTGAGTGTCTATATCAGACAGAATCAGACAGATACCAGATGGATATCAGTACGGATCTCAGCGATGGATACAGTGTGATTGTACTTAAGAACTTAGGTTCGATATCAGATACATTGAGATACGAGGTACCAGATGAGCTAACTAATGGAGAGGGTAAGGGATAATCTGTTCTCAGTGGATTTGGCGGGAATTATCTTGCAAAGCATCCCCGTTTAGGGGTAGCGAACCAACCAAGGAGGAAGAGGGTAATGGCCTCGATGGGTGCCGCAATCGTCGCCAAAAGTGCTGATACTGTCCCAAAATGCGTTATTCTCTACAGCAAGTTACCTAACTGAGCGATGAGGGTTGGATTGCCACTGTCTTTTTGATCCCCTTGAGGGTATCGGGGGTTAAGTTTGTACTGATCGAGCGATCGGCTCAGGAGACGTAGATAATGTTGCACCGTAAACTTTACCAACTCTGTGCGGAAGGCCGTGAGGTTTGTATTTTCCTGCGGGATCAGCAGCGTTGGTTAGAGCGGGTTCGTATCCTGGATATTGAAGGTGACCTCGTTACTCTGCGCTATGAAACGGAGGAAGAGGATGAAATCTGCTCCTGGGAGGAGATGGTGCGCCTGGAAAGTATTGGTGCAGTGACCCAGAAGTTGGCCTCCGTACCCCGTGGCGATGTGGAACCGCTGGTCTCGGAGGATTGCCCGGAGGCGGAGCAATTGCCCGATCGCCGTCCTAACCCCAATTTAGACTAAAGCGTTAGGCCCAGCAAGATCTGGCTCCTAGCGCCTCTCTCTAGACACCGGGAGTATTTCCCTGAGAATCGAGCTAGTTCATTAAGTCTGCTAATTCGGTAAAGTCTAACAGGGCCTCTGCCAATGCCTCCAATTGTGGCAAGGATAATGTCTGTACTTGTGCAGCCAGAGCCGGGGGCAGGTTCCCAATCCGGCGAGTGAGTAGTCGTAGGATCAGCGATCGACCCTCTTCCTGTCTGCCTTCTTGGCGACCCTTTTCAATGCCAAGGCGCTCAATACTGGTGATGTAGGGCATATTTCCCTCCTGTTCGTAGGCGGTGATGATTTCCCAAACTTCGGCTGCGAGTGCTTGCGGTAATTGTAGAATCCAATCAATAAAACGGAAGAGGTTGATAACGTCCTGACGCGGGTAGCCTTTTTCGTACAATCGCCGGATTAGGTGGATCTTCCCAGTTTTGCGTTGTTGCAGATCTCGTTTACTGGTCAGGCTCTGGAGATGGGCCAAGACGACGATCACGAAGGGGTTGGGGCTGGCTTCGAGTTCATCAGTGCGATCGCGGTAGTCCAACGGTTTAACGATCGGAAAGTGAAATTCGAGGCGGCAGTTGAGGATTTCCTGGCGGTGAACTTGGGGTCGCCACTGGGGATTGGTGTTGCCGAGGATGGCAAGACTGAGGACGGGGCGGTTGTAGCGGTCACTGATCCGGTAGTTGTAGACATACATCCGTTCGAGGAAGTGGGGATCTTTGCGGCCCTGGACTTCGATGTGGATGAGAATCCAGGTTTCGGAGCCGTCGTGTAACCAGACCTTGACGAGTTTGTCGGCAAAGCGTTTACTCCGTTCGGCAGCAGGGACGATTTTCTGGAGTTCTTTGTCGAGGAATGCGTGGGGTTGGTGCCAGTCGATCGCCGCATGAACGTTGGGGAAGAAGAACTGGAGGAATTCGGGGAAGTACTGTTCGATGATTTCTTTCCAGGGTGAGTCCTGATCGGTGTGCTGCGCCTGTGGAGAGGCAACTTGAACCTCGCTGGGTTCCCAGGACGGTGAGGGGGGATGGCTCATGGGGATATTCTAATCCGCCTAGCCGTCGTTCCCAGCTATCCCACCAAGGTGGCAGGCGATCGGCCAGTCAATCGAGACAGTGGCAATTCCAAGGTCTGTAGGCCATAATGCCAACCAGTGTTTCCAGTGTTTCGTTCAGCGACTGGGATGGGCATAGTTAATTAAGAGGAGCGCCTATGGCGATCGCCCTGGGCTAACTAACGAGGGTGGGTGATGAGAAGTTCTGATCCATTTGGCGAACGAGCGCTTCAGCGTCTTCAGGGGTTTATTTGCCTGATTCCGGTGATTGGCTTCATTCCAGCCCTGTGGACCCTATTGCGCCAGCAGGGGAGCAAGGAGCAACAAACCGCCAGTCGTTTGGCCATCACCCTGACTTTGGGCTGGTTATTGGGCTATGTATTGCTGGGATGGGGTGCAAAGACCACGGAATTTGCTCATCTACCGATGTTATTGACGAGTAGCCTGCTAACATCAGGATACTTTTTAGCCAGCTTCTGGCTGATGGTCCGCCTATGGCGACGGAAACGGCTTTACCTCCCCTGGGTCAGTGAAGTCAGCGATCGCTTACCATAGGAGGCGATCGGCGCTAGCTTCTGGTTTATGCTTTCACCTACGGCTCTGCAAGTGTGAGGAAATCCGTGTCCACGCGCAAACATCCTGTGCCCCCCCCGCCCCGCAGCCCCCACCGCGTTGCCCCAGTTGGCAAACGGAAGGTCGTCAAAAAGCGGCGCTTGGGCTGCCTGTGGTTGATGTTCAGTCTGCTCGGTGCTGCCACCCTATCGGCAACAGC
This DNA window, taken from Trichothermofontia sichuanensis B231, encodes the following:
- a CDS encoding DUF4351 domain-containing protein, producing the protein MSHPPSPSWEPSEVQVASPQAQHTDQDSPWKEIIEQYFPEFLQFFFPNVHAAIDWHQPHAFLDKELQKIVPAAERSKRFADKLVKVWLHDGSETWILIHIEVQGRKDPHFLERMYVYNYRISDRYNRPVLSLAILGNTNPQWRPQVHRQEILNCRLEFHFPIVKPLDYRDRTDELEASPNPFVIVVLAHLQSLTSKRDLQQRKTGKIHLIRRLYEKGYPRQDVINLFRFIDWILQLPQALAAEVWEIITAYEQEGNMPYITSIERLGIEKGRQEGRQEEGRSLILRLLTRRIGNLPPALAAQVQTLSLPQLEALAEALLDFTELADLMN
- a CDS encoding DUF6679 family protein, which gives rise to MLHRKLYQLCAEGREVCIFLRDQQRWLERVRILDIEGDLVTLRYETEEEDEICSWEEMVRLESIGAVTQKLASVPRGDVEPLVSEDCPEAEQLPDRRPNPNLD
- a CDS encoding NUDIX hydrolase, which codes for MAIAILYQGDRVLMQLRDDTPGIIYPGHWGFFGGHLEPGETPEVALRRELQEEINYVPPQVTLFGQYPGEFALRHVFQAPLTVGLDQLVLGEGWDMQLLPLASIERGEHYSERVGRLCPIGAPHQQILLDFWQRCRPKR
- a CDS encoding response regulator transcription factor, which gives rise to MRAIRVQIVGGNPHLRSLLGWHLQQGGYKVSQSPGIHPARETFLSFQPTLVVLDTELPDGDGLELCSWLRRHPQVLILMLSARSTEADVVAGLKAGADDYLTKPFGMQEFLARVEALMRRSRSLVPPASLDYGDLKIDLVQRRVRFQETDIDLTPQEFSLLYVLAQAEGVPLSRSELLRRAWPDAIDNPRTVDTHILSLRKKIEVDPRQPSLIQTIRNVGYRFNPEILQASEEMAPPASNKSLVTTSPALMGSERRARS
- a CDS encoding photosystem II S4 domain protein, which produces MLPRENLLKGAEHRETLVRLIDLAEQALKTWEPVTSDFLSPPEWMEVQQRFCGLTEIQLVAWGGYPQAERQRVVVARSELPLTSEQVALTVLAIAGNFLFDTASHQDFLGAILSTGIVREKVGDILVLGERGAQAIVAPDIATFLELNLTQVRSVPVKTQVIALDELKVSAPRQKELTTVEASLRLDAIASAGFGLSRSKMTELIAAGEVRVNWKTVTQASTPLKSGDLVAIRGKGRLTVGEIAVTKKARYRVQLSRFY